Proteins from a genomic interval of Diospyros lotus cultivar Yz01 chromosome 6, ASM1463336v1, whole genome shotgun sequence:
- the LOC127804703 gene encoding uncharacterized protein LOC127804703, with protein sequence MGSENWAPVVIGLVLFVVLSPGLLFQLPGKSRVVEFTNMQTSGISIFVHSIIFFGLMTIFVIAIGVYMGS encoded by the coding sequence atggggtCTGAGAACTGGGCGCCGGTGGTGATTGGGTTGGTTCTGTTCGTGGTGCTGTCGCCGGGACTTCTATTCCAGCTGCCCGGAAAAAGTCGAGTGGTTGAATTTACTAACATGCAGACTAGTGGTATTTCCATATTCGTTCACAGCATCATCTTCTTCGGTCTCATGACTATTTTCGTCATCGCTATTGGTGTCTACATGGGCTCCTGA
- the LOC127804921 gene encoding uncharacterized protein LOC127804921, with protein sequence MALTNFILTVAGVSAVILLMRSDVKQSATMFRRNVRQIRQWLEEESSTAAKEMEKAKPKEIPGKDIHKEEKH encoded by the exons ATGGCTTTGACGAACTTCATTCTGACAGTGGCGGGGGTGAGCGCAGTGATTCTGTTGATGAGGAGCGATGTGAAACAATCGGCCACGATGTTCAGGCGAAACGTTCGTCAGATTCGCCAGTGGCTCGAGGAAGAGTCCTCCACTGCCGCCAA GGAAATGGAGAAGGCTAAACCCAAGGAGATTCCTGGGAAAGATATTCACAAAGAGGAAAAGCACTAA
- the LOC127804907 gene encoding uncharacterized protein LOC127804907, giving the protein MSDWGPVFVAVVLFILLTPGLLIQVPGHGRFMEFGNFKTSGLSILVHSLLYFALICVFLLAIGVHIANMFCFLGKASNQMADWGPVLIGVVLFVLLSPGLLFQIPGNNRQLEFGSMKTNGKAIAIHTLLFFALYAILIVAVHIHIYTG; this is encoded by the exons atgtcGGATTGGGGACCCGTGTTCGTGGCGGTGGTGCTGTTCATCCTGTTGACGCCGGGGCTGCTGATTCAGGTGCCGGGTCACGGCCGATTCATGGAGTTCGGAAACTTCAAAACCAGTGGCCTCTCCATACTGGTTCATTCCCTGCTCTACTTTGCTCTCATCTGCGTCTTCCTCCTGGCTATCGGTGTCCAT ATCGCGAATAT GTTTTGTTTTTTGGGTAAGGCATCAAATCAAATGGCGGACTGGGGGCCGGTGCTGATAGGAGTGGTCTTGTTCGTGCTGCTGTCGCCGGGGCTGCTGTTTCAGATACCGGGAAACAACCGACAGCTGGAGTTCGGCAGCATGAAGACCAACGGAAAGGCCATAGCCATTCACACTCTCCTCTTCTTTGCCCTCTACGCCATCCTCATCGTCGCCGTCCACATACATATCTACACCGGCTGA
- the LOC127804659 gene encoding uncharacterized protein LOC127804659, with translation MRRVMREQQDEEEDDDDCEEEQKRILYELCSMIFHILHSPPLPLSTTIIPFLNPSASSISASLSSLSSSPSAFASFFLGISLALMLFGSVTFVIGLVMLSWVVGLVFLFYFVAVFSNLSEFGLSILGHDPTQFPARKSS, from the exons ATGAGGAGGGTGATGAGAGAGCAgcaagatgaagaagaggatgatgatgattgtGAGGAGGAGCAAAAAAGGATCTTGTACGAGCTCTGCTCCATGATTTTTCACATCCTCCATTCCCCTCCTCTTCCGCTTTCCACCACCATCATCCCCTTTCTAAATCCCTCGGCTTCTTCTATTTCTGCTTCCTTGTCCTCCTTGTCCTCCTCGCCCTCCGCTTTCGCTTCCTTCTTTCTCGGAATTTCGCTCGCTCTTATGCTGTTCGGATCGGTCACTTTCGTGATTGGGTTAGTAATGCTGTCTTGGGTCGTCGGATTAGTTTTCCTCTTCTACTTCGTCGCCGTCTTTTCCAATTTGTCGGAATTTGGACTCTCCATTCTCGGCCACGACCCGACACAGTTTCCAG CAAGGAAATCTTCATGA
- the LOC127804906 gene encoding uncharacterized protein LOC127804906, with protein MAADWGPVVVAVVLFILLSPGLLFQLPARARVVEFGNMYTSGISILVHAVLYFCVYTILIIAVGVHIRAD; from the coding sequence ATGGCGGCCGATTGGGGACCCGTGGTGGTAGCAGTGGTGCTGTTCATACTTCTGTCGCCGGGGCTGCTGTTCCAGCTgccggcgagggcgagggtggtAGAGTTCGGGAACATGTACACCAGCGGCATCTCTATCCTGGTTCATGCAGTCCTCTACTTTTGCGTATACACCATTCTAATCATTGCCGTTGGGGTTCATATACGTGCGGACTGA
- the LOC127804174 gene encoding uncharacterized protein LOC127804174 — MEANRKRRGFMKTKLVKPFYRSAKPSPASSTTVLPYINTTAATKVIRSVAPSAGAVDFFVNHDYVTPAHPKQIISYAPPDNGYDSYYARLEKIYGVVADESVDLKAATYISCVQERFKLEQVNSERKDASQDIQW; from the coding sequence ATGGAGGCGAACCGCAAACGCAGAGGATTCATGAAGACGAAGCTGGTCAAGCCCTTCTACCGCTCGGCCAAGCCATCACCAGCTTCCTCCACAACTGTACTCCCGTACATTAATACTACCGCTGCCACCAAAGTCATCAGGTCCGTCGCTCCCTCGGCCGGAGCAGTCGACTTCTTCGTCAATCACGACTACGTGACACCCGCCCATCCGAAgcagataatttcatatgcccCGCCGGATAATGGCTATGACTCCTACTACGCCAGGCTCGAGAAAATCTACGGCGTAGTAGCCGACGAAAGTGTCGATCTCAAGGCCGCAACTTACATCTCTTGCGTTCAGGAGCGTTTCAAGCTCGAACAGGTCAACTCAGAACGCAAGGATGCGTCTCAAGACATTCAATGGTGA
- the LOC127804905 gene encoding uncharacterized protein LOC127804905 produces the protein MLSDMQSIILGHPKCFFFYFFFLIWLCSSFSSPRSFWNLKKRLTMNDWAGPIIATALFAFLSPGLIVQMPGKHRPVDFLNMKTSVVSILIHTVLYGLLLILFLVVLNVHFYA, from the coding sequence ATGCTCTCTGATATGCAGTCCATTATTTTGGGGCATCCAAAGtgctttttcttttactttttctttcttatctgGCTTTGCTCCTCTTTCTCTTCCCCTCGCAGTTTCTGGAACTTGAAGAAGAGGCTGACAATGAACGACTGGGCCGGTCCTATTATAGCCACCGCACTCTTCGCGTTTCTGTCGCCGGGACTCATCGTTCAGATGCCCGGAAAGCACCGACCAGTGGATTTCTTGAACATGAAGACTAGCGTGGTCTCCATATTAATCCACACAGTCCTCTACGGTTTGCTTCTTATTTTGTTCCTTGTTGTTCTTAACGTTCATTTCTACGCCTGA
- the LOC127804920 gene encoding squamosa promoter-binding-like protein 16 isoform X2 yields the protein MKLRAAMERELKKSLWNFTELGRREEGARFAAQVGSNSSGVNKNAGGFEVDLKLGGLGGSGAGSLDKLKGPRGSTIVPSKRTRALGATLDVSCLVDGCTSDLSKCREYYRRHRVCEHHSKTTVVTIGGKEQRFCQQCSRFHSLEEFDEEKRSCRKRLECHNRRRRKSQAKAFYTSSGSSSLNHQGARFLQFSGPQLHTACTTSNPGRVPTWPGTAKQQREFDVVDQQSRPLNSSACIYGGRDNKFPFWLHNDNAERSYVALPEVSIRQQQPANGCNSSAIDNSKRALSLLSMHHPLHALPTRLGQSEQQNVVKFNQPVGSRMGFGSPVQYPSSQGMTKAPTTLPVLVSQVSNATNLCSGILEVPPDGLLEKGVSQVLPFSWK from the exons TTGGGTCCAATAGCTCAGGGGTTAACAAGAATGCAGGTGGTTTCGAAGTTGATTTGAAGCTTGGTGGATTAGGAGGTTCTGGGGCTGGCTCTCTGGACAAGTTGAAGGGACCAAGAGGATCCACCATTGTGCCATCAAAGCGAACACGTGCTTTGGGTGCAACTCTTGATGTCTCCTGCTTAGTGGACGGCTGCACATCTGATCTCAGTAAATGCAGGGAGTATTATCGCCGCCATAGAGTGTGCGAGCACCACTCCAAGACCACGGTTGTGACTATTGGGGGCAAAGAACAACGGTTCTGTCAGCAATGTAGCAG GTTCCATTCTCTGGAGGAGTTTGATGAAGAGAAGCGAAGCTGCAGAAAACGCCTTGAGTGCCACAACCGACGTCGGAGAAAATCCCAGGCAAAAGCCTTCTACACGAGCTCCGGGAGCTCTTCACTGAATCATCAAG GTGCAAGATTTTTACAGTTCAGTGGTCCTCAGTTGCATACAGCCTGCACAACCTCTAACCCAGGCCGTGTACCCACATGGCCCGGGACAGCGAAGCAGCAGCGGGAGTTCGATGTCGTGGATCAACAAAGCCGACCTCTAAATTCTTCAGCCTGCATCTATGGGGGGCGGGACAACAAATTCCCGTTCTGGCTCCATAATGACAACGCTGAAAGAAGCTATGTAGCACTCCCTGAAGTTTCCATCCGGCAGCAGCAACCTGCCAATGGCTGCAACTCATCAGCCATTGACAACTCCAAACGTGCTCTCTCTCTTCTGTCAATGCATCATCCATTACATGCTTTACCAACTAGGTTGGGCCAATCAGAACAGCAGAATGTGGTTAAGTTCAATCAACCAGTGGGCAGCAGAATGGGTTTTGGTAGTCCTGTTCAATACCCAAGCTCACAAGGGATGACGAAGGCGCCGACCACGCTTCCGGTTTTGGTTTCTCAGGTCAGCAACGCCACCAATCTTTGCAGTGGGATACTTGAAGTACCGCCTGATGGTTTGTTGGAAAAGGGGGTGTCACAAGTGCTACCATTTTCATGGAAGTAG